From Apium graveolens cultivar Ventura chromosome 9, ASM990537v1, whole genome shotgun sequence, the proteins below share one genomic window:
- the LOC141687404 gene encoding putative NAD(P)H dehydrogenase (quinone) FQR1-like 1 isoform X1, which translates to MATKLYIIYYSMYGHVEKLAEEIKKGAVSVEGVEAKLWQVPEILSDEVLAKMSAPPKSNVPHITPAELAEADGFIFGFPTRYGMMAAQFKAFFDATGGLWRTQQLAGKPAGIFYSTGSQGGGQETTALTAITQLVHHGMIFVPIGYTFGAGMFEMEKVKGGSPYGAGTFAGDGSRQPSDLELEQAFHQGKYIAAITKKLKQAN; encoded by the exons ATGGCAACCAAACTCTATATCAT ATACTATTCTATGTATGGACATGTTGAGAAGCTTGCAGAAGAGATAAAGAAAGGAGCTGTATCTGTTGAGGGAGTTGAGGCCAAATTATGGCAG GTTCCGGAGATACTATCAGATGAGGTACTTGCAAAAATGAGTGCACCTCCAAAAAGTAATGTACCACACATTACACCTGCTGAACTTGCTGAGGCTGATGGGTTCATTTTTGGCTTTCCTACGAGATATGGAATGATGGCTGCCCAATTTAAAGCCTTTTTTGATGCAACCGGAGGGCTATGGAGAACTCAGCAGCTTGCTGGAAAGCCTGCTGGGATATTCTATAGTACAGGATCCCAAGGTGGTGGACAAGAAACTACTGC TTTAACTGCCATCACTCAGCTTGTGCACCATGGGATGATTTTTGTTCCCATTGGATACACCTTTGGTGCTGGCATGTTTGAAATGGAGAAAGTAAAAGGTGGAAGTCCTTATGGTGCTGGAACTTTTGCTGGTGATGGCTCAAGACAGCCATCGGACCTCGAGTTAGAGCAGGCTTTCCACCAAGGCAAATACATTGCAGCAATTACCAAGAAGCTTAAGCAAGCCAATTAA
- the LOC141687404 gene encoding putative NAD(P)H dehydrogenase (quinone) FQR1-like 1 isoform X2, giving the protein MYGHVEKLAEEIKKGAVSVEGVEAKLWQVPEILSDEVLAKMSAPPKSNVPHITPAELAEADGFIFGFPTRYGMMAAQFKAFFDATGGLWRTQQLAGKPAGIFYSTGSQGGGQETTALTAITQLVHHGMIFVPIGYTFGAGMFEMEKVKGGSPYGAGTFAGDGSRQPSDLELEQAFHQGKYIAAITKKLKQAN; this is encoded by the exons ATGTATGGACATGTTGAGAAGCTTGCAGAAGAGATAAAGAAAGGAGCTGTATCTGTTGAGGGAGTTGAGGCCAAATTATGGCAG GTTCCGGAGATACTATCAGATGAGGTACTTGCAAAAATGAGTGCACCTCCAAAAAGTAATGTACCACACATTACACCTGCTGAACTTGCTGAGGCTGATGGGTTCATTTTTGGCTTTCCTACGAGATATGGAATGATGGCTGCCCAATTTAAAGCCTTTTTTGATGCAACCGGAGGGCTATGGAGAACTCAGCAGCTTGCTGGAAAGCCTGCTGGGATATTCTATAGTACAGGATCCCAAGGTGGTGGACAAGAAACTACTGC TTTAACTGCCATCACTCAGCTTGTGCACCATGGGATGATTTTTGTTCCCATTGGATACACCTTTGGTGCTGGCATGTTTGAAATGGAGAAAGTAAAAGGTGGAAGTCCTTATGGTGCTGGAACTTTTGCTGGTGATGGCTCAAGACAGCCATCGGACCTCGAGTTAGAGCAGGCTTTCCACCAAGGCAAATACATTGCAGCAATTACCAAGAAGCTTAAGCAAGCCAATTAA